GCCCGCTGATCCGCCTCGACACGTCGCTCCGCCACTCGTTCTGCTGGGCCCTCAGTGGAGTAGGTTCGCGCATTTATCGCCCGCACTCGGTCAGCGAATGCCTCAATGCCTTCGCCCGGTGACATGCGGAGGTTCGACAACACCTCCCGGAAAAACCGCGCGCTCTTTTTGGAGCGGTACCGCGCCGTAACGAGAGCCTTAAAAACTTCGTACGAGTCTGCCTCGCGGCATTCGTCTttactacgaatgaaaatattagcgtctCCGAGCATACGCAGCTTAGCGACTCGCAATCTATCGGCATCGGACCATCCACCGAGATCTGCGATTCCCTCCAACTTTGAAAAGAAGGCGTCGACATCCTCCTCGACTTTTCCCGAAAACTCGCCAACCGCCGTGAAATATGCGAGCTGTGGTCGAGTTTCTGTCGCGGTTGCCGCGCTGTTATTCTTCAGCCTCTTATTTTCCGTTTCGACCACGCGGAGTCGTTCGCACAGTTCGTTCATGGCCTGCTGGAGCTCCACCTCTCGTCCACCTAAACTGATTCGAGAAGACATGGTCTTATCTTCTGATATGTATCCTCCTCTGACTAAAATCCGACACTTCTGACACcaatgtaagatttacgaccgctactggtccgtcagaggaagtacagggaacagaattgaaagattttgtgagataaagaccattcttttattgatccccaagttgatgttgctctctctacatctcgcaCTTGACTCcctgctgccaagctgcttagactcccaagtccaccttaggcgtccccacgtgatcggtattcacctctccgattcgttgccatcgccgtggcatgtgaggctcgtaggtcgctgatgttgcagtacctattggtgggaaaggagcgaccggaaaccagagggatgtgcaggtaaggtgcaagcagaggaaaagaacggagagagcgtgggatgcttaggtaggttccttcaatatgaagagccagcatccggtCTCCTACACTTACCAATGGATGCACTTTTTccttgttaatttatttaaaagtagtcatatgatcttttctcatatttctcattcttaagagaaaggctattaattttgtaaaatgaaagcatatccccaaaatatctgatttctcaaaggacaaggtcaaatctgtgctagctgggacctcgacataattggtaaatgaaaaattttaaaacttatgtctggaatctagcagggaagccaaactttcatttgcattcagaatacagaattagtactaaaattacagacttcacataatactgactgcctatatgaattgaaaaaaaaattgaaaggccttgagctcctattcagatcttacaaaaagatatatttttgcatcacttttaaacttgacttcttcttttcccctttcaggaagtggctgatggtgcagagttggtttcctgaatccaggtttcttcttgtgcaatgggttacaacgcttgttccgtgctaatattttttctattttcctactcaaaccattgtttgtacttgatttatctttgtgccatttttttaatctaagtttcacctcctgtttgctggtccttaatgcttgttagcaatgtTCATGGCCATACTTGTTCTttgagtgaattattttatttttctctttgaataaatgttttattatctgtatgttctggtttcattatatttattcatccatttgatccatattgatattaagtggatgtgggtcagaaaatcaatatgtataattcatgtacgagggcctgcagatacgtatgtattttacatgtaagggtattcatatttccaatttgtaatacgcacgtatacatacatcctgaaggacttttgagccacttttacgtgaaatatgcagacgtaatacgattgtattccatcttatacatatgtatatttcatgtatgggtattcagatttccaatttgtaatacgcatgtatacatacatccatagggacttttgaaccacttttacgtgaaatatactgatgtaatacgatcgtattccatcttatacatatgtaattggtcatgtattttttgtgtaatattgatgcaatacagatgtaatacaaatgccgtgttatctggggaGGGTCAAGCTAGCAACTGAGAATGCGGTAATAATGGCAAGCCAAGGAGGAGTTCAGTTTCTTTTGCGATGATTTacgtgatttttaattttctccgaTTTTTGAGCAAAGGCTGCTtggatttcatattttattttgtttctgaatTTTGACTGGAATATCTCACATCTCtgggatgaataaaattttattttgctatatgTACCCTACTACATTTTTCTACGAAGTCCCTGCATAAGAGTGCTGTGCCATTGATATTAATAGCTAATACATGATGATATGGTTTTTTTTATAAGGGTAAACCTATGACTTGTAATTGTATCAatgcattgttttaatgcatatcTCATATGGGGTGTGATTCAAGTATGACTCCCAATAGGCTGTAACACTAGAAAATCAGATTGACTTCTGAGATGCACATTTCGGACACTTTCCCCTTCCAAGATATACGATTATTTCAGAGAACGCCATTTTCTTCCCACAGATGCTGCATGATCAAGAAAAAcaagagtattttattttaatacttcacttgtttttgtttctttattgTGTACAAGTACTTATAGTGGAATTAAAATAGCATTCAACAACAggcttgaaataaaataataccaacaTAAAAGCTGAGACGATGAACAGAAACAATAATTATCATATGTGACCATGTTGGTGGATTACTAGAACAAATATTACTTTGAGGGATTTGAAATCCTTGATTTAAAATGAAGCTTATGAATGATACATATGAGGGACTATATGGTAGAGCGTAAAACACGTGAAACATCTCAGATCAGgctaataaatatacatataaagaCCTAGAAAATTAGAAAGCAATACAAAGAAGACTTAAAAGTAATAAACAGGCAAAATTCCTTCAGCTGCCATGTATGTATGTACCTATACATAAAAGAGGAATACAATGATGCTTTTTAAGGGTACAAAAGGAAAGGGTATTGAGTCACCATTACAAGAAATAGAATGATATACATATATCACaagtataaatataattaattcaacaatTCAAACACAGCCCATTTTGTGACCACAATTCTGGCAttcattaaataaacaaaaattaaaaattacatatggTTCAGTTGAAAGACTATTATTTCTATTGGAATATATATAGTATTACTGGCATATTTGtgccaactttttttttaacccaaGCTGAAGAGGTAAGGAAAATAACAATCACAGACCTCGTTCCATGTGCATGAcaacaaaagttataaaatattgaaaagtgtatatgaaaaaacaatattttacacaaaaagTCTATGAGCATTTCTCAAGCTGAATGAACACACAttggagaaattttttaaaactgcaGCAGATGACTTCTCAGACCAACTGTTTTCTCAGAAATGATCCAACTCATTGAACCACTAAAGAACCAATGTACGGTGTTCAAATATGCTGtgccaaactttcatttttcaaatccaatGGAGTTCCTTCACAGTACATGCGTAAAAATCAAAATCCGAGTAATATTTCTAACTAAAGTAGCTCCTTCACGCAACAGTGCCCTGATTTTTAACTAGAAATAAATGTCTCAATGCACAGCCAAAAGTTTGAAACAAAATCTTTTGACCCACCGGAAATAAGTTATAGTGACTCCGtcaaatgaatgcataaattatgaTTCTTTGGCATGTGCCATATTTAACAATGTAAACTGGAACATCTCCTGCGCACTAGAAAATACAGAAATGACCTTTCTTCTGGCCAAGAGACCTATAAAAAATGACACAAGTTATATGTTAAAACATTAAAGGACTAGATTATCAGGTGCATTAAGTAAGCTGCACTCAGTGATTCTACGCAACGCAAAGGGTTCCATCAGGAACATACCTCACTCAATCACACCATAGCTCATCGTAATTCAAGCTCTGTGGCCTGGTTACCctgtctttttttaaatcttgttccCAAATTGGTCCCAACCACTTGAACCCTGGAAATACAGGCTTCCCCATCAGACACGCAACCCTAATCCTGTCTAGCAAACAAAAGACTTCATCCTATGCCAGCCAGCAAAAACCTTGCGTCAAACTAAGACCTGTTTCCTTTCAGGCCAACCAAAAAGACTAGGAGcaataacaaaaaatgtaaaaaaatagcaaaccTTCAAAAACGTACAAAACTTGCACATTCTACTGATTAAGGAGTCTTAACAAAAACTGCACTGCGCAGTTTTCCCGAGTGGAGCAATATCGAAACAAAACAAAGCAAGCTTTATCATTAATAGCTTGCATTTTAGGCTATAACCTTTTTCTATGTAAGAGATATGACCTAATAACAATTTTACTGTCTCTTTCATCATTAAAACTCCTTAAGTTTGAGGTGTAACAAACTACAAGCCCCTTGGTAAAAATACTACTCTCCTCCTTTCACAATTGGCTGATGCAAGTTTACCGAGGCAGAGTAAGGCAGGCAATATCAAATTCACTCATCATCTCATCCTACAAGTTCATAAAAGATCTTTTAATAACTTGGGCACTCTATAAAAAGCTTAGTTTCATTACTTCTGAGAGAAGAACCACCAGCATAAacattattgattaattttcaaaaattcaaaatacaacaTTATAGAGCATAAAAATAGGCACCAaggatgaaatagaaaataatattgtCAGAAACTGAATGTTAACCAAAAATAGCAATCCATTCTCCAATGTataataaacttaaatatttctagACATAAGtattaaaagttgaaaattcaaGAACCAATTTTAAGACATGATATAATTTCCTGTCTTTTATGTGCAAGCAAAGTTCTCCTCAATGTTCCCATTAGAGTATgtccttgaatattttttatgagcattAAATAGTGCTATGCTAATAGTGGCCAACAAAATTGTCCACGGCCTTCATATAAAATTCACGTCAGCTACTAGATAGACAAATCAACTTTGAGACACGTTGTCACTGAGAAGTGTTCATGGTGTAATGTGTCGAACTGCCGGCGTGGACACGGTGGCATTGTCGTCCGGCCCCCCtcgcccctcctcctcctcctccaataACGCCGCCTCCGCTGCTATTTCATCTTCCGTCAGCTTTCGAACAATGGGCTCTTCATTCTCGAGGAAGACATATCTGTCGAATAAGAGCAACGTCAGAATAACGGAACCCGTACTGAACTCATGCACACAGAAAGCCTTCAAACAGTGATCAGAGGAATAATTTTCTCAGGAGAGAACTAAGCAACCCAGCATGCAGCCCAATATGATGAGAGATGGCCACAAACATAAGTTGGAAGACCTATCGAGTATTTTCTCACTTTCGGTAACTgcatcaaaaaaatctgttccAGCTGATTACCCTACATTTCAAATCTTACATCCATGGAAGATATCgttactttattaataattatgtattaaaatcaaagaaattgCATTTGTGCCGAAGCACACGACCTCCACATTTTTTGATATGTAATATCAGCTGGCTCACACAACACAGAGTTTGCTGTTTTGCATTTGCTGGATAACTTTTTTAATTTGGTAACTAGCAATCCTTAGTCCTCTCCAGTTTCTCAAGGAAATGTTAATTTAGACTATTTGATTAAATCTTCTTGGTTGAAAGGAATAGCTGGATCAGAAATTCTTTATGATGGAGGAAGGTACTTCATCAAAAGGTATTCTATGCAAGACGACCAGGAGAGAGTACCACTTTGTTCTGTGGTGTTCCACAATGATTACAGGGTGGTTTccctttattttcttattgcccaaatctaaatattattactcctggagtagatacttcacgcttttagatttttaactgcgatatctatttttcgtgattaaatgaaaagtgaaaactttcaagcacgcgaaaacgtgacggccaaatatgaatgctgggaaaaagcccgtgtgatgtctggctgctgctgtgtgaagccacctgggtgcgaggctataaacaccgctacgatgcaggctgcttgctgccgagcatgtcggtagcatagagtaccctgcaagcaggtagcactgggcttaaataaggattattaatacactattatactaaggaaattttccgaccattggcaattttaataggtgataattaaggaatgtttccctgagctctgttcctcatgcatgcattggtaatctcagatgatgtgaCACTCGTATGtactcatatagaatctaggtcccagtgatgtcacgtggagtggcatcgcatgagcgccaattggcctttttcaaatgaggataaaattgaccattaacattcgtctaaactgggatttctaaaaccaaataatttggatattatgaatacactaatgatgggtaacaaatcgcaatcaatgcctttcgttttctttgatggaggaaaccaccccattagtTTATTATTGTTAGATTATTAGCATTTCTCTAAGCAAAGGTAGGACAATAGCAGCTCTGTACATGTTTTTAACACTATGTCTAATAGAAACGTGCAGCGAATAATGGACTGTGAACTTGAATACATTCACCTATCAATGAGTAATGAATTACAGAACTAACACCACAGGTTACAACAAGAGGACATTTATGATATACACTGATGCACAATTGATTGATCTTGGGTCCGTTTGAAGCCAAATTTGATGTATCTCATAGTGTAGTATTGTATTCTCATGCATAATGCTAATATTGCAAGTGTGTCAAATGCTGTGTgcatttattgtaatatttataataGTCTCCATTTTCTTACTTTAAATTCAGTGCacaacctatatttttttatattatatatgaaTAACTTTAAGTGATTTGCATCTATGATTTACAATTTTTAGGTTGAGGGTATATCACGGTAATCTCaataagtgaataaaaataaatgtctttGAAACCATTACAtgaaattagggatggtcggatcggatccaaatatccgcagatattgcccttcatcggatacatcggatccaaagtcgcggaagacatcggatctggatccgaaattttaaataatagcttcagtgaatgcaacgccctattagggtggaaagagttccgattctctcttcaaatgcgcCGTTGCACTGCGATGAACCCTACTCatgaaacattttgtttaaaagctatCGTAGGGGTTATGAAACAgaatttttacagcaaaatacGACATACACGTAGTGTGAATCTTaaaaagagattgaacaaccattggTAGAAACTCAACGCCATAAGATAACAACCACGTCAAAATTGACCACGTCACAGGTTAAAAGAAAacaccctcggccctccatcacTCCATGCCTCTGATattgtttttcctttccgagacgaCACAGTCCATGACTATCATTAtgttcgaaggaaaatatcaagttacacgagaacaatggaaacgtgtttcatccctactccATCTCACCCAATGACCTTTTTCATCTCAACTACCTCAATTCTCTGTTTCTCGAGAACAAATGCTAGTTGAGTGACTTACTGGACCCAAAGATGGCAATTGGATGACGTGCACGagattacaaaaataatgaaaccaaATGCATCACATTTCTATAACCTTTGTCCCAACTGATGGTGGGTGACCTTGAATACACTGGAGACCCACCCACTCtcctagccaatcacagaagagtggcACGTGAGAGGTTGTAGGAGGCCGCTGTCTCTCTCCAACACTCGTGCAGTGAACATCGCACTCCAGCtcacagtgttgccaaacttaatCTGCAGAGATCGTGCTCGTTCTGCCTCACGTACAGTTATTTCCACGGACTGGCAACGCTGGTCGGTGttatggaggggaaaagggagcAGTGGGGTGGAAGAGGCAGcacttctgattggctactagctctctCTACCGCCCAGCCCCCAACAGTTGGGGAAAAGGGTATAACATATTTAGATTTatttaagctcaaattgattgaaagtttttttttagcaatactataccaatattcaacattgtccaaacagcacagtTTTCATAGAATCAGGCGTGGAATAAGTACTGTCAAACAAGAAGATACAGACTGGAAACACGAACTGTATACATCACATAGGTTACCCGGCTTTGGCAAGactgaaggcaacgacgtcataaaatagcaagatctgacacGTTTGCCCATGACTCCCTTATTCGTAGCCTCGTTGCTTAAAAGACGGAGAGAgtgtgctccttcccctccacctatccTTTGCGCTCTTCTGCTGaccaccccttcctctcgctaAGCGGTCGTCTCGTTCCGTTCCCACAACTCATCGCACGTGACGATAATGTTATTTTAAACATCGTTAATTGTTGCAATGTTATTTAATGATGTACTAATAAAAATGTCTTCCATTGtgcagaaacatttttattgacataaagagaACCATGTGCGTGTACTGTGACGTGAAACTATcacgaggaagtgcaaaatccacctcaccataatTTAAGCATTAGCGGGTGAAATACAAGTCAGTATGCTATGAGGAAGCGACCAAATTCTGGGgaacttatgtgaggaatataaaaattcattcaatgatTTATCTGAAGatttaaacctattttcatttccaatcgcAAGTGTAGCAGTTTCGATCCCGAGCGTGTGAAGATTTtatcgttttaaaaaaataaattgaaagcttatgaaaatgatttttaattaataaaaatattaaaatttgtatgtaaatctgaaaaacattcctttgacTGTATGTCACCAAGAATCAAAGATccgatctggatccgaaaaaatcctggatccgtttATCCCAACCTAAAATATTGATAACTTCAGTCGAAATCTCCACAAATACCGCCAGGAAATCACAAAAACTGCACGAGTGCATTTAGAGAGCTTCCTTCATGCAACCACCTTTCCATAGCTTCAATTTTTGCCCACCAGGTGTCAGACACTATGTTTGGAATTGCGAATTGCTATTTGTGAAATTATAGTATTACTCCTTTACTATGGATTCCCAGACTACCAAGGattaaatttctccagcaattTCATAAATGGGTAATTCCAATAAAACTTGTGGAGACTGATCACTATTTCTTAGCTGACTTATACTACATAAATAACATGGAACATTTCAGATTATGATACATCCACACAGCATATATATTGTGTTGAAGTTTTTATTAGCTAAATTAAGGTGTAAGTATTTACCTACATGGAGCATGCAATGACTAGAAATCAATTTAACTTAATGGCTGTTTTTTTCATGAGGGAAGACGCAAGCTACAATGTAAATGAACATAACCACTCAAAATGTGTACAGTAAACCAGAATTTTGAACACAAAAAAGCCTCATACAGATTAAAAGCACAGATTTTGGATTAAAAAGAATCAGTCAATACTTTACCTTCTTTCTTCAAACTGAAACATGAGACCCAAGGCCACGTTAAGGGCTGAGCCGTCGTAGTGATGGCAGCCGGAATATCGATACTGAGGCTTTTTATCAAAACGACAACCGGCAGACTGCGCACCCAACGGTCCGAGGCAATCTCTCGTGAGGGCACACTGAACCCACGGCAGCATGAGCTCCGAGTGAACGCGGTGCGTGTTGACGAGCAGCAGAGGACTCGATTCGATCATTGGTAGAAAATAGTAAGCCGCCGGCTCCGTGTGAAAGTAGCCGAACATCTTTGGATGGGTGAGCGAGGAGACAGGGTGTCGTGTGGCATGGGCCAATATGCCTGGCCCTTTCTCACTCCCCTTGCCAGTGACTTTGCTCACCATGGCACACAACGCTCGATAGCTACCAGGGAAAAGTCTATGACTCACATCCAGGAAGAGAACAGACCCTGCCCTGTTCAGAGCATCCTGGAAACAAATCAAACAACATCAGAAACAacaaatattgttcattttttatctctcaaaaTCATACGATGAAAAAACTCTTCTACTCCCTTCATGGAAAGTATCAACTTAAGTGAAAACTCCACAACATTCTCCTTCCTATGATTGCCATATACGACACAACCACTTACAATAACATATGCTCAAACACATACATGTAAAATTAATGTCCACCGCCATTTACCTCTAGGTAATTCTCAGATATGACAGTCTGCAAGGCATGAGCCCCCTTCGTTCTGTTAAATTCCCCAGAGAACAAATTACGAATGTGGAGAGTAAAGCAAGAAATTGTGGaaccttaaaaaaatacgattttataATCTCCTCGGCTTGTTATCCctatcttattttattaaaattttagttccAAACATTGCACCTATTTCAGGAGATGACCAAGCACTACATTAGCACTCCTTGGGGGAGCAGCAAGTTGGATTACTCATTTGACCAAGCTAAAGAAAATCTTCAGAAATTGGATTTCTTAGTACTTATAAAGcagatatataaaaaattaaaactcttaggtatgcatgttaaaatagttGTTTGGCAAAtgcttgtttttaaattttagctagattttaaaaaattttagctaGAGGTCAAAACAATTTCGGCCTACTGCAATTTGATAGGTATTACAAACAATACTTTATActacaaaattttcctttttgaaaaccaaaaatggtatataaaataaaaataaaaagattatttagCAAGAATAAAACTCACAATAATTTGTAggacacaaaaatataattacttataataattacagacattattaacttatttattgttttaaaggCCCAGTAATGTACCTGAATAAGAAGAGGTCGATATGCTTGGAGCCTATCGTCCTCCACATGGGACGGGAACTGGCTGTAATCAAAGTTTATCACACTGCACCGGCTGCTGTTGCAGTGTTTCACCAACTGGAAAcaaatgtttacataaaaatcataaaattaattttagccaTACATGCATAAATACAAGACTTGATTGAGATTACTTCATGAGGTGAGAAAAGAACACACAATGTGAGTCAATTGCGCATGATTAGCCATGTCCACTCAGCGTGATAATCCGTGTACATAAGCAACATTGCTCAGGACAACATCGCTGCTGGATACACCGGTATGTGTCTGGATAATGCATCTGGCTACGCTGCCTGCCTGCCCACTCAGCAACTTATTCCAGCTCATATAACATTGTTCATCCTTGTTTGTGTCACCAAATTGCACATTACATTGCAGCAAATGCTAATTTGGTGACTTTCAGTGCCTACCTGCCTTCATTCCAACTGCTTTTGCACACTCACTAGATACACACTAATTTCCTGACTTAGAAGCTGATCCCATTGCGTTTCGATACACATCAAGAAATCTTACTGAACAGTGCATGAAATTTCATGGAAACCATTACCTAATGGtttgaagataaaatttcattaaaaatcatagccccaaaataatgaatgagatttgccgcaaagcaaAGAAAGCTAGAGAAGCGTGGACAAGGAACATATGCGGGGACATGCAAagtaacctcgtacaagggaaagtggaagtagcctataggatagtgaggaaccatttcaaggaacaaaGGAACAAGATGTAATGAAATAAGGGCcaagtatggaaatattattacagataatgaggcatggtggccaaatgaaaacaatcgtagaaagacaggtggaagggaagaagggcaagggatggctccgaatgaattacataggacaggttatgaaggatttaaaagagaagaaatacgtcactatgaaaatgttagcggataggagagaagaatggagagctgcgtcaaaccaatcttagcattgttgactaatgatgatgatgaaccccATATTCATTAAAACATAATCTTGTTCTTTCTCTGCGTATGATGCTGGTGAATTCGTCTCGGGTTTTCCATTGGGTGAGTTGACTGTAGGCTGACGTTTCGAATGATGGCTGCCTCTGTCATTCTCAGAGTTACTATCGAAATGTCAGCCAACAATCAActcacccgatggaaaacccgagaagagttcaccAGCCCATATATTCActggacaaaaaaataaaatcccatgCAGTCACAGTCTTACGTCTAGACGACCCTCGTTAGACACACAGTCTAGACGACCCTCGTTAGGCACACAGTCTAGACTATCCTCATTTTGAGCATTTAAGAACAGTGGACTAATGGAAAAAAGTTATTCCTCACTTttcaattcataaatacataatttaaccaggtaagaaaattatgtttgaacaattaattttccatgACAGAGCAAATTAagttaataattacattttttaaatactcatgAAAAACCTTCAATGATAATAATTCTTACAATAGCACACCTAGATTCCTGTTCCAGCCCCATGAACTCAATGCAAACATCAAGATGCTTCATTTTACAATGACTTCCTGAAAAATCTCCCTACATTTTGCTCACACAGAGCAATGTTTTCCATTCTGCACGCAAAACAATGGCAACAGCAACACACTGATGAAATTTTTCCCCATGCAATATGGCAATGACTCGTCGTATCCAGACACACTTTCAGAATACTCATACAACACTGCCCAGCAACCTTTGGCCTACTATTATCACTCGGAGGGAATGTAGCTCTAGAATGAACCGAGGCCATCTCTCCTTCGAACTACAAGCAATGGGAGCAAATGGAAATACGTacgtaattgaaaaatatttaccttttctAGTTCATACTGGCCTAAGCCGAGGTTGTAAATTGAAATAGAGTGGTTTGGCAGGAAATGCTGAACATTTCTCGCAAATCCAATCCCATGTTTTTCTTGATCCTCAGAAACCTAAAAGAAGACAGTAATTGcaaaacatcaataaaattattctCAAGAAATGTGAATGCAGCAAAAACAGTCAAATATTTTCCACTCATTCTGAACACTAAAACATTTTGCCAAAATCAGTCTTGT
This genomic interval from Ischnura elegans chromosome 5, ioIscEleg1.1, whole genome shotgun sequence contains the following:
- the LOC124158480 gene encoding uncharacterized protein LOC124158480, yielding MQHPMRTKNFVLFLICIVLCSVFLFLFGNQRPSIQTIVTETHKQLNNLKNFKENLKDAEEKRLIADEKYLMLLGFTETPRLYPEDVLKNTTLPHIVTHVSEDQEKHGIGFARNVQHFLPNHSISIYNLGLGQYELEKLVKHCNSSRCSVINFDYSQFPSHVEDDRLQAYRPLLIQDALNRAGSVLFLDVSHRLFPGSYRALCAMVSKVTGKGSEKGPGILAHATRHPVSSLTHPKMFGYFHTEPAAYYFLPMIESSPLLLVNTHRVHSELMLPWVQCALTRDCLGPLGAQSAGCRFDKKPQYRYSGCHHYDGSALNVALGLMFQFEERRYVFLENEEPIVRKLTEDEIAAEAALLEEEEEGRGGPDDNATVSTPAVRHITP